A genomic window from Cyanobacteria bacterium FACHB-DQ100 includes:
- a CDS encoding heme-copper oxidase subunit III: MTTIDPAKTSRDYQQEAIAEPAHHQEHPDLRIPGLIVFLAAEGMIFLGLFMAYIAFRAVTPDWPPEGTPKLELLLPGINTAVLIGSSFVIHNADQAIQKNDVKGLRLWFGITALMGAVFLAGQLYEYFHLEFGLRTNIFASTFYVLTGFHGLHVCFGLILMLAVLWRSRVPNHYNSEKHFGVQAAEIYWHFVDVIWIILFILLYLL, translated from the coding sequence ATGACGACTATCGATCCTGCAAAAACTTCTCGCGACTACCAACAAGAAGCGATCGCAGAACCTGCCCATCATCAGGAGCATCCCGATCTCCGCATTCCTGGACTGATTGTGTTTCTTGCGGCTGAAGGAATGATCTTTCTAGGGTTATTCATGGCATATATTGCCTTTCGTGCCGTGACTCCGGACTGGCCTCCGGAAGGAACGCCAAAACTAGAACTCTTACTGCCTGGAATTAACACGGCAGTTCTGATTGGCAGTAGCTTTGTGATTCACAATGCGGATCAAGCAATTCAGAAAAATGATGTGAAAGGCTTGCGGTTGTGGTTTGGGATCACGGCGCTGATGGGGGCTGTGTTCTTAGCAGGTCAGCTTTATGAGTATTTCCATTTAGAATTCGGACTGAGAACAAACATTTTTGCCAGCACGTTTTATGTTCTAACTGGCTTTCACGGGCTGCACGTTTGTTTTGGGTTGATTCTGATGTTGGCGGTACTGTGGCGATCGCGCGTTCCGAATCACTACAACAGCGAAAAACATTTCGGAGTCCAAGCTGCAGAAATCTATTGGCACTTTGTTGATGTCATCTGGATTATCCTGTTTATCCTGCTGTATCTTCTGTAA
- a CDS encoding FTR1 family protein: MLSTFVITLREGVEAALVVGIVLAYLSKAGRSNLNPWVYAGIGAGIVASVAVGVVFLWTLGSLDASNHVYAPVFKPLLEAIFGLIAIVLLSWMLIWMTKQAKSLKGEVEREIDQAMQTNAAWGVFGLIFFAVLREGFETVVFIAAQFQQGWSPVIGAAGGLTGAIVVGILLFKLGVKINLKQFFQGMGIFLLLIVSGLVIGVLAHLDKSFAILSQLNPRYASLCLSEPSSCFLGGLIWDASTVLSQKQFPGVILHTLFGYVDRLYWIEAIAYLSFLTIVGRLYLQSLNPVKEPKPSALSEQP, translated from the coding sequence ATGCTGTCAACGTTTGTGATTACTCTGCGCGAAGGCGTAGAAGCAGCACTCGTCGTGGGAATTGTGCTGGCTTATTTGAGTAAAGCGGGTCGATCGAATCTCAATCCTTGGGTTTACGCTGGTATTGGTGCGGGTATAGTTGCCAGCGTTGCCGTTGGGGTTGTCTTTCTTTGGACATTGGGAAGTTTAGATGCTTCCAATCATGTATATGCGCCAGTGTTTAAACCATTGCTCGAAGCGATATTTGGATTGATTGCGATCGTGTTGCTGAGTTGGATGCTGATTTGGATGACAAAGCAGGCAAAATCACTCAAAGGAGAAGTCGAACGCGAAATCGATCAAGCAATGCAAACCAATGCCGCTTGGGGTGTGTTTGGCTTGATTTTCTTTGCGGTGCTGCGGGAAGGATTTGAAACTGTTGTGTTTATCGCAGCACAGTTTCAGCAAGGGTGGTCGCCTGTGATTGGTGCAGCGGGGGGATTAACAGGCGCGATCGTCGTTGGCATTCTCTTGTTCAAGCTGGGTGTGAAAATCAATCTGAAACAGTTCTTTCAGGGGATGGGAATTTTCTTGCTGCTGATTGTTTCTGGATTGGTGATCGGAGTATTGGCGCACTTGGATAAGAGCTTTGCAATTCTGTCTCAGTTGAATCCGCGCTATGCCAGCTTATGTCTCTCTGAGCCAAGTTCTTGCTTTCTGGGTGGATTGATTTGGGACGCTTCAACGGTGCTATCGCAGAAACAATTTCCAGGAGTCATTCTGCATACATTGTTTGGATATGTCGATCGACTCTATTGGATTGAAGCGATCGCTTATCTCAGCTTCCTTACGATCGTGGGTCGTTTGTATTTACAAAGCCTCAATCCTGTTAAGGAACCAAAACCGTCAGCGCTTTCGGAACAACCTTAA
- the ctaD gene encoding cytochrome c oxidase subunit I: MTQAAQIQEQANRPAHPEKKGDWKQYFTFSTDHKVIGIQYLVTTFVFYLIGGVLATMVRTELATPESDFVSREVYNSLFTVHATVMIFLWIVPAGTGGFGNYLVPLMIGARDMAFPKLNALAFWMIPPAGILLMSSFLVGAPGAGWTNYPPLSLISGKAGEMIWILSVLTLGTSSILAAINFLVTIAKMRTPGMGWNQMPLFCWAMFATSILAVIATPVLAGALILLSFDVLIGTAFFNPTGGGDPIVYQHLFWFYSHPAVYIMILPVFGMISELISVHARKPIFGYKAIAYSSLAICGLGLIVWVHHMFTSGTPPWMRMFFMITTMIIAVPTGIKVFSWLATLWGGKLDDSSALLFAMGFIALFVIGGISGVMTASVPFDIHVHDTYFVVAHLHYVLFGGSVFGLYGAFYHWFPKITGRMMNEAWGKAHFWLSFVGFNLAFMPMHKLGLEGMNRRIAEYDPKFATLNLICTIGAFLLAMSTIPFIVNVTWSWLRGEPAGDNPWRALTLEWMTTSPPPPENFIADPVLATGPYDYGLAPRSTEVDVPFSDASNPALSAGPSSTLRAKPDPVVAANPSDRGTESNNR; this comes from the coding sequence ATGACACAAGCAGCCCAAATTCAAGAACAAGCGAATCGCCCCGCTCATCCAGAGAAAAAGGGCGATTGGAAACAATACTTCACTTTTAGCACTGATCACAAAGTCATTGGGATTCAGTACCTTGTGACAACCTTCGTCTTTTATCTGATTGGCGGTGTGTTGGCAACCATGGTGCGGACAGAGTTAGCGACTCCAGAATCTGATTTTGTCAGCCGCGAAGTGTATAACAGTCTGTTCACCGTTCATGCAACGGTGATGATCTTTTTGTGGATTGTCCCGGCAGGAACGGGTGGCTTTGGTAACTATCTCGTGCCTCTGATGATCGGGGCGCGAGATATGGCGTTTCCGAAGCTCAACGCACTGGCATTCTGGATGATCCCGCCGGCTGGAATTCTGCTTATGAGCAGCTTTCTGGTGGGTGCGCCTGGTGCGGGATGGACGAACTATCCACCGCTGAGTCTGATCAGTGGAAAAGCCGGAGAAATGATCTGGATTCTCAGCGTGTTGACTCTGGGAACCTCTTCGATTTTGGCGGCAATTAACTTCCTGGTGACGATCGCCAAAATGCGGACTCCCGGCATGGGCTGGAACCAGATGCCTCTATTTTGCTGGGCGATGTTCGCTACCTCCATTCTGGCGGTGATTGCTACTCCGGTATTGGCGGGTGCATTGATTCTGCTGTCGTTTGATGTGTTGATTGGAACGGCATTCTTTAATCCCACCGGGGGCGGCGACCCGATCGTTTATCAGCACTTGTTCTGGTTCTACTCGCACCCTGCGGTTTACATCATGATCTTGCCTGTGTTCGGCATGATCTCGGAACTGATTTCCGTTCACGCTCGTAAGCCGATTTTTGGATACAAAGCGATCGCTTACTCCAGTCTTGCCATCTGTGGCTTGGGCTTAATCGTCTGGGTTCACCATATGTTTACCAGTGGCACACCGCCTTGGATGCGAATGTTCTTTATGATCACGACGATGATCATTGCTGTTCCGACTGGGATTAAGGTGTTTAGCTGGTTGGCAACGCTTTGGGGTGGAAAATTAGACGACAGTTCCGCATTGCTGTTTGCGATGGGATTTATTGCGCTCTTCGTGATTGGTGGAATTAGCGGTGTAATGACGGCTTCTGTTCCGTTTGATATTCACGTTCACGATACTTACTTTGTCGTCGCTCACCTGCACTATGTTCTGTTTGGCGGTAGCGTATTCGGATTGTATGGAGCGTTCTATCATTGGTTCCCGAAAATCACCGGGCGCATGATGAATGAGGCTTGGGGCAAGGCTCACTTCTGGTTAAGCTTTGTCGGCTTTAACTTGGCGTTTATGCCGATGCACAAGTTGGGCTTAGAAGGCATGAACCGCCGGATTGCGGAGTACGATCCCAAGTTTGCAACGCTGAATTTGATTTGTACGATCGGGGCCTTTCTGCTGGCGATGTCAACCATCCCGTTTATTGTGAATGTCACTTGGAGTTGGCTACGCGGTGAGCCTGCGGGAGATAATCCGTGGCGGGCGTTGACGCTGGAATGGATGACCACTTCTCCGCCTCCGCCAGAGAACTTTATCGCCGATCCGGTGCTGGCAACAGGCCCTTATGACTACGGTTTAGCGCCACGATCGACTGAGGTAGATGTGCCATTTTCGGATGCCAGTAATCCAGCACTGTCGGCTGGCCCTAGCTCGACGCTAAGAGCAAAGCCTGATCCCGTAGTTGCTGCTAATCCGAGCGATCGGGGAACCGAAAGCAACAATCGATAA
- a CDS encoding lipid kinase, whose amino-acid sequence MVRRALLLVNRNARKGQAQLEAAISQLNVLGFELLEAPIDRSSRLAETIREYRDRVDLVIVGGGDGTLNAAVEGLIETKLPLGILPLGTANDLARTLGIPSTLPEACQVIANGKKQQIDLGWVNGKYFFNVASLGLSVQITRGLTKTAKRRWGVFAYAATAFQVLWKSRRFKAEIVCDGRSQKVKTVQIAVGNGRYYGGGMAVAEDAAIDDERLDLYSLEIDHWWQMALALPALRRGTHTQSRWVQSWQGKEIFVYVPKAKSINTDGEITTTTPAHFKVVPKALTVLVP is encoded by the coding sequence ATGGTTCGTCGTGCGCTCCTCCTCGTCAATCGCAATGCCCGTAAGGGACAGGCTCAGCTTGAAGCTGCGATTAGCCAGTTAAACGTATTGGGCTTTGAACTGCTCGAAGCACCGATCGATCGTTCGTCTCGCTTAGCGGAAACGATTCGGGAGTATCGCGATCGCGTGGATCTAGTCATTGTCGGCGGCGGAGATGGCACACTGAACGCTGCCGTTGAAGGGTTGATCGAAACAAAGTTGCCGCTTGGAATTCTGCCGCTCGGAACGGCAAACGATTTAGCGAGAACGCTCGGCATTCCTTCAACTTTGCCCGAAGCGTGTCAGGTGATCGCGAACGGTAAGAAGCAACAAATTGATCTCGGTTGGGTAAATGGCAAGTATTTCTTTAATGTTGCAAGTTTGGGGTTGAGTGTTCAGATTACACGCGGCTTAACTAAGACCGCTAAACGCCGCTGGGGTGTATTTGCCTATGCTGCAACTGCGTTTCAGGTGTTGTGGAAGTCGCGGCGGTTTAAAGCGGAAATTGTGTGCGATGGTCGCTCGCAGAAAGTGAAAACCGTTCAAATCGCTGTCGGCAATGGTCGCTATTACGGTGGCGGAATGGCAGTTGCGGAAGATGCCGCGATCGACGATGAACGCTTGGATCTCTACAGTCTAGAGATTGATCACTGGTGGCAAATGGCGCTGGCGCTGCCTGCTCTGCGCCGTGGAACTCATACCCAATCTCGCTGGGTGCAGTCTTGGCAAGGAAAAGAGATTTTTGTGTATGTGCCAAAGGCGAAATCAATCAATACGGATGGTGAAATCACGACGACAACGCCCGCACATTTTAAGGTTGTTCCGAAAGCGCTGACGGTTTTGGTTCCTTAA
- a CDS encoding cytochrome c oxidase subunit II → MNIPSQISTLLAGIILTLVSLWYGQNHNLLPIAASEAAPLIDQLFGAMLTIGTGIFLLVIFVLVYSYFRFRRDPDDLSDGPPVHGNIPLEILWTAIPAVIVLGISVYSFEIYNTESGMNPMDHSMAAHSKHSHQVAQMKGSAIAAPLIAQVDPVAKDAEVRQNAATDAIEEKIPLRQDAPAAGNVAPRAGSIPATGQEPLVINAAGMQYAWLFTYPEEIIAGELHLPVGRPVVMNITANDVLHAFWVPEFRLKQDAVPGRQSEIRFVPTKEGDYPIICAELCGAYHGAMKSHVVVESLEAYETWLQSMKVAQTNASDRAIALNPAEMTDSEYLAPYAQEAGVTPDLLHQLHPMS, encoded by the coding sequence GTGAACATTCCTAGTCAAATTTCAACTCTCCTCGCGGGTATCATTCTGACGCTCGTAAGCCTTTGGTATGGTCAGAACCATAACCTGCTCCCGATCGCTGCTTCCGAAGCAGCCCCACTGATTGATCAGTTGTTTGGTGCAATGTTGACGATCGGCACGGGCATTTTTCTTCTTGTGATCTTTGTGCTGGTTTATTCGTACTTCCGCTTTCGCCGTGATCCCGATGACCTCAGCGACGGGCCACCCGTCCACGGCAATATTCCGCTTGAAATTCTTTGGACGGCGATCCCGGCGGTGATCGTGCTGGGAATTTCGGTGTATAGCTTTGAGATCTATAACACTGAAAGCGGCATGAATCCGATGGATCACTCGATGGCAGCGCACTCGAAACACTCGCATCAAGTCGCACAGATGAAAGGATCAGCGATCGCAGCCCCGTTAATCGCGCAAGTTGATCCCGTCGCCAAAGATGCGGAAGTGCGCCAGAATGCGGCAACCGATGCGATCGAGGAAAAAATTCCTCTGCGTCAAGATGCGCCTGCGGCTGGGAACGTTGCTCCTAGAGCGGGTTCGATTCCCGCAACCGGACAAGAACCGTTAGTCATCAATGCCGCAGGAATGCAATACGCTTGGCTGTTTACTTATCCCGAAGAAATTATTGCGGGTGAACTGCACTTGCCTGTCGGTCGGCCAGTCGTGATGAATATCACGGCGAACGATGTGCTTCATGCGTTTTGGGTGCCTGAATTTCGCTTGAAACAGGATGCCGTGCCAGGAAGACAATCTGAAATTCGCTTTGTTCCGACCAAAGAAGGAGACTATCCGATTATTTGCGCGGAACTGTGTGGAGCCTACCACGGCGCAATGAAATCTCATGTGGTGGTGGAATCGCTCGAAGCTTATGAAACTTGGCTACAGAGCATGAAGGTCGCGCAGACCAATGCAAGCGATCGCGCGATCGCGCTGAATCCTGCTGAGATGACAGATAGCGAGTATCTCGCGCCCTACGCCCAAGAAGCGGGTGTCACTCCTGATCTGCTGCATCAACTTCATCCGATGAGCTAA